Part of the Leptotrichia massiliensis genome, GCAGCAGGGACACACGATGAACTGCTTAAAACAAGCAAGGTATACCGTGAAGTTTATGAATCCCAGACAGAAGGGAGTGATAAGTAATGAGTAAAAATAAAAAAACTGAAAATTCGCAATCACGAAATCAGCTAAAAGGATTAATTCGATTACTTGGATATATGTTTAAGCATTATAAAATACAGACGTTATTTGTTATTGTATTTATTTGTCTGAGTTCATTTGGAATGGTTATTGGGACAATGTATTCAAAACAATTGATTGATGGAATCATTATTCCTAACATTGGAAAAAATAATCCCAATTTTATTAATGAGCTTGTGAGCCTAATTTTAAAAATGGCAGTCGTATATGGTGGAGCTGTAATTTGTACGTATATTTATGAGATATTTATGATTTACGTTGCACAGGGGACATTGAAAAGATTAAGGGATGATGTGTTTATACACATGGAATCGCTTCCCATAAAATATTTTGATACAAATGCGCATGGAGATATAATGAGTGTCTATTCAAGCGATATTGATGCTTTACGAAATATGATGGTTGAAAGCTTGTCACAGGTAATATCTTCAATTATTACAATTGTAAGTGTTCTTATTTCAATGTTTATATTAAATATTCCACTAGCACTTTTCGTAGTAATAATGATTATTATTATGATTGTTACAACAAAAACTATTTCTTCAAAAAGTTCAAAAAACTATACTGCACAGCAAAAAAATATTGGTATTGTAAATGGATATGTCGAAGAAATGATAGAAGGACTGAAAGTTGTAAAAGTATTTTCGTATGAGAAAAAGGCTGATGAACGTTTTAATAAGCTAAATACGGCATTATTTAACAGGGCGAACAATGCGATGAAATTTGCAAACATTCTAGGTCCTGCTGTAGGGAATCTTGGAAATATAAACTTTGTACTTACAGCAGTTCTTGGCTCAATAATTGTGTTTAATAATATTGCAGGCTTTACAATCGGTGGACTTGTATCGTTCTTGCAGTTTATAAAAGTAATAAACCAGCCTGTTTCACAAATTGCACAGCAATTAACATCAGTAATATTGGCATCGGCTGGAGCTCAAAGAGTATTTAACCTATTAGATCAGACACCTGAACAAGATAACGGATATGTAACTCTTGTAAATGCAAATATTGATGAAAATGGAAATATTACAGAAACTGAGAAGCACACAGGTGCATG contains:
- a CDS encoding ABC transporter ATP-binding protein — its product is MSKNKKTENSQSRNQLKGLIRLLGYMFKHYKIQTLFVIVFICLSSFGMVIGTMYSKQLIDGIIIPNIGKNNPNFINELVSLILKMAVVYGGAVICTYIYEIFMIYVAQGTLKRLRDDVFIHMESLPIKYFDTNAHGDIMSVYSSDIDALRNMMVESLSQVISSIITIVSVLISMFILNIPLALFVVIMIIIMIVTTKTISSKSSKNYTAQQKNIGIVNGYVEEMIEGLKVVKVFSYEKKADERFNKLNTALFNRANNAMKFANILGPAVGNLGNINFVLTAVLGSIIVFNNIAGFTIGGLVSFLQFIKVINQPVSQIAQQLTSVILASAGAQRVFNLLDQTPEQDNGYVTLVNANIDENGNITETEKHTGAWAWKYPHSDGTISYERLMGDVVFEDVTFGYNEEKTILHNINLYAKPGEKIAFVGATGAGKTTITNLINRFYDINSGKIRYDGINIEKIKKQDLRESLGIVLQDTHLFSGTVADNIRYGKLDATDEEVYAAAKLANADHFIKHLPQGYDTYLSGDGSSLSQGQRQLLSIARAAIADPPVLILDEATSSIDTRTEKIVQEGMDKLMVGRTVFVIAHRLSTIKNSDVIMVLDQGKIIERGNHDELIAQKGTYYQLYTGGFENQ